The Candida orthopsilosis Co 90-125, chromosome 3 draft sequence sequence TCCTACCTAGACCCAACTAAATATATTGTTTTAGGAGTcttgtttcatttttttAGTACTCTAAGCCACTAAGGAACCTTTTCTTTCATCTTCCGATTTTTCCTTTCAATGACTGCGAACAGAACATTTCTCAAAATAGGacaaatcaaactcaattCTAATCCATTCAAAGTATCTTTTCTTCCGACGCTATGGTTGCTGatgctttgaaatcattttcCACCAATGTTGGATCGCATATAAAGGATGCCTATAAAACCACCGAATCAGAAGTGACCCATTTCTCCCATACTTTCAAGGATAAAGTCACATTCTACCATAGAGATTATGATCAAGATGATGAACTAGTAAAGAATTACAAGCATGAGATTAAACAAGCAAGACTGGGTCTTGGTCATCTTATTTCACAAACGAATCAAGTTTACAAACGATTGATACCTCATATGATGTCATTGAATATTAAAGTTGTACGTGATTTTCAATCACTAATTGGCCCTGACTCATTACAATTTAAAGATATTGAGAAATACTATCACgagtttgatttgtttcaagCAGAGCAAGAAGTGCCACACGTCCATCCTAAGGAGAGACAGTTTTCAATCGAAGGTGTTAATGAGCAATTGTTTCAGTACATGCAATCAACATTTGCACTCAAGTACGAACTAGAAGGTGAATGCATTGAATTTCTAGACTCCACTGTACCCAAAATccaatcaatgaaaaagagGTTGAAAGAgactttgaaattaatcAAGAGGAGAGATCGTAAACGTGATGATCAAGACAGATTagagagaaaaattgacaaactaaatcaaaagaaaccaCCATTGactgaaaaagaagaagccaATTTGACAAAGCTTCAAcgtgaatttgaagaggtagacattgaattcaaagtattgaatgataaaacaacaaccattTTACCGCATATAATGTCATTTTTGGACGAATTTCTTGAATCTATAACACAGTTGCTCATCCTAAAACAGGAAAGCATTTATGGTAGAATTGTGAAGAgtttcaaatactttgcTACTTTTTATGGCTTGATTTATGAGGAAGTTCCCACTTATGAGGAGATTTTAAACCAATGGGAACTGGACATAACTTCTACCAGATTACAGATTGAATCATTTATCACCATTTTACAAAACTCAAAGGCTGATTTGTTAAATGTGGAAATCGATGATGAGGACAAGTCACTGAAGACATACAAGTTTTATCACAAGTTGTCCaataaaatatttgataaaactcATACGGTAAAGCCGAAAGACTTGGCGGCTGGTATGTTTAATGATACTACCGAAGCTGATCCAATCGTAGCgtttgaaaagtataaCAACCCACAGGCCAATCAAGCGGAGTCGTACCACCCAAGAAAGATATTAGGTAtcgatgatgttgttgtggaGAAAACTGTCGGCTTTCAACCAGAACTCCCCCCTCGACCAGCACTTGCTTCATTTAAGTCTATGCAACAGACCACACAAGCATCATCTCGAGTGTATTACTCACAAAGTGCGGCCAATTCAATGGAATCGTTGTCGTTGAatagtgatgatgatacaGTTATATCCGACTCGTCCCTGGTTAGTTCGGTACCCACTCATTCATTATCAGGATATACAAATGGAGATATTTCCGTAGACAAGGAGTTGCGGAAAATATACAATGCCGCCAAGAATGAGATCAAAGTGGCACCAACACTTTTATCCGATTTTAAAATTACACCTGAAGCCGAAACTCCTACATCAAAATTAACTGATGCTCACAAACTCGCGTTACTTGATCATTTTTACCACAAATTGGACTCCTTAAAACGAACTACCAAGATTGCCAAGTACGATTTTGTTGGGGTTGAAGTAGGCGAtttatctttcaaaaagggTGACActattgaaattgtatttgatttgCAAAATGTCGATACGTTGTACCAGCAAAACAATCTAAACTGGTTAGTTGCAATAATTCCACAAGAGGATAACGAAGATTATAGAATAGGGTTCGTACCTAATAATTACGTGTAAAGTAGCTATATCCTCAATCAAAATCGTTATCCAATAATTTAAACATTGATCCAAGAACTCTTTCAGGATCGATTCGTAACCCATTATGAAATAAATCGTTTGTGATGTATTGACGTAAGTTGCAAGACGGGaggtattgttgtttaacGTCTTTtgtcaattcaaaatcaacatatTGATCAGCATAATATGTAGTAGCAACAATAGGTACATCTTTCCAGgtcaatttttgcaacatgCCTGTATCATACAATGCGTTCCACTCTTCCTTCTCATGCAATGCGTAAGCTAATGGTTTGAATTGCCTGAGTTGAATATAGTCATCAAACATGCTCTTGTACACCATCTCACCAGTAAAGTATATCTcattattgttgaattggaatttcTCATTGCCAGGGGCGTACCGTAACCTATCAGCACTCCAATTGCTCTTGATTCGCCCACTGCAGTAGATTGCCTCTTGGAAAAGAGCATAAATGACATTAGTATCGAATGACATGGCATTTTGAACCAAGGTTAATGTATATATCGTTGGATATTTAaatgtttccaaattctGCCAAAATGACGTCACTATACTATGAACTTGGTCAGTTCCACCAAACCCACCGAAATTGAGtcccaattgttgaaaccGTTCAACTGATAAACGACCACCATCAGGTAAGGTTACCTCATTTGACttcaaatattgacaaaTCTCAACCACACGAGCAACATCTTGGGGGTATTTTCGATAATAATGGACATTTCGCTCCGTTGTACGTTTGTACGTTTGTGTATATACCgaatcaacatcaaatccaattggCGGTACACCACCAGTGACAAACACTTGTTTCAACGATTCAGGAAAAAGCGATAAATAAGTAAAACTACAAAATCCACCATATGATTGACCCAATGACGACCATTTGGCATCACCAATTAATTCTTTGCGAATCAATTCGGCATCTTTAACAATTGAATCAGCAcgaaaattcaaaattgttttcaattgatcaccAACTGAAGTAGTTGATAAATGTTGACTCAATGTCTTGTAATCGATGGGGGTACTTCCACCAGTACCTCTTTGATCCATCCATACAATTTGATACCCTTCATCCAACAACACCTTAGTTATACCTGTGTAGCTTGTAGGGACAGCACAGCCAAAACCCGGTCCACCTTGTAAGTAAAGCAACAAATTGGGCGATTCAGGTAAAATCACTTCTTTAAAGCCATCCAAATTGGCGTGTTTAGTCCTGTCATATTTCTGAGAAATGGTAATGACAATTCGAATTTTGCGAAAATTGGCATCATTGTGATCCAATGGCAATTGATatgcaattgtttgattaaGAATCTTGTTCAGTTGAAAgtaatcaatgattttatgTGACATTGGCGACGCAGTGGTAATCTGTCGAGCGAGCTGTAGTAGAGTACGCCTGGTGTGAAAAATTTCGGAGATTTGGTGCCGTACCGAGAGcttgattgaaaactttCGTTCTTACGCTAAAAAATGTGAATTGATAAAGTCCAAATAGTTAAACGGCAcccaatatcaaattcCCCCACACTACGGCCTTTCAACTACTCAAAAACTCGTTtaaattaaaataaaagaacTGTAAATAAAACTATaaactattttttttatcgACCCTTTAATACAACCCACCAGTTCTTTGCTTTCTTAATgcattttgttgtttttcagTTTCAGAATCCCACAAGATAAAGTCATCCAAGGCTTTACCCGCTGGGACCATTGGTAAAACGGgaactttcttttcaaccATGACCTCCAACAAAACAGGTTCTTGGCAATCCAAAAATTCTTTAATACCcagtttcaattcttcttgagTTGAAATTCTGATACCTTTAACACCCATGGCATCTGCCAATTTCATGAAATCAGGGTTGGCTTGATGGGTGTGGGAGTATCTGTGTTCATAAAATAATGATTGCCATTGAGTAACCATCCCTTGTTCTTCATTGTTCAAAACACAAACTTTAACTGGTGCACCAGCTTGTACAGCAGATGATAATTCAGTCAAGGTCATATTGAAGGAAGCATCACCATCGATATCAATAACAATGGCATCTGGTTTAGCAACTTGAGCACCAATAGCAGCAGGTAAACCATAACCCATAGTTCCCAAACCACCTGAAGTAATCATAGTTCTAGGCTTGGTCCAAGTCCAATGCTGTGCTGCCCACATTTGATGTTGACCAACACCAGTGGTAACGTAAACATCTTTGTCGTAATTCATTGATTGTTCAGAAATCTCCTTAATCAAAGTTTGAGGTTTGATCTTGGATCCTGGTGTTTCCACTTGATATGAGTACGGATAATGTTCTTTccattcatcaatctttttaaaCCATTCGGGTCTTGACTCAACTTGATTTATAAGTGGGATAAATTTACGCAAATTGGCAGTAACATCACCTTCAACTGCTTCAGTAGCTTCGACAACCTTGTTGATGTtctttggtgaaatttcaaaatgcaAGATACCACCCCTGTTTTCAGCAGCGGCTAATTTGGCTTCTGGAGCAAATTTGGCAATATTACCGGTGACTCTGTCATCAAATCTAGCACCGAGAGCTATAATACAATCGGCATTTTGAATGGCAGTGTTTGCAGCTGCTGATCCATGCATACCCAACATATCCAACGATTTTGGATctctttgatcaaaagcACCTAAACCTTGTAGGGTTGTGGTTACAGGAATATTTGCTTTATCAGCCAACTCTTTTAGTAACTTAGGACCATCTTCATGGTTCAAtataccaccaccacagTAAATGATTGGTTTCTTAGCTTTGTTTAAGATATCAGCAGATCTCTTTATAGCCTCGGTGGTGAATTCAGAGACAGCCTTTTTGGTTATTGTACTCAAAGCATTTGATGGTAATGTGGTATTTATAGGAATAGATTCTCTCAAAATTGAAGCCGTAACATCTTTTGgcaaatcaaccaaaacGGGACCGGGTCTACCAGTAGTGGCAATTTCAAACGCCTCATTTATTCTTCTTGGTAATTCTGCTACGTTTTTAACCATAACATTCCATTTGGTACAAGATCTTGAGATACCAATCACATCGGCTTCTTGGAAAGCATCAGTACCAATAGCACTAGTTGGCACTTGACCAGTAAATACAACCAATGGAACACCATCCATCAAAGCATCAGCCATTGGAGTAATGACATTAGTGGCACCAGGACCAGAGGTAACTAAAACAACACCTGGCTTCCCACTAGCCCTAGCATAACCTTCAGCCATATGACCTGCACCTTGTTCATGCCTTGGTAAAACAAACTTGAATTTTTCTGAGTTATAAATAGCATCGAAAACAGGCAATATAGCACCACCAGCGTATCCGAAAACAGTGTCAACATTATGTCTCAACATCATTTCATGGAAAATTTCACCACCAGTTAACCCAATAAAGGAATCATCCATAGCTTGCTCCCTCTTTTCACGacgttgttgttttgagaGGCTCTTTGGCTGTGGCAGGGATGGTGACTCAGCATCTGATATATTGAAAGCGGGTGATGGTTGTGGTCTGGATGCAGTGGTAGCTTGAGCTGCattatgatgatttatCTTTGAGATTGATCTCGTTTGAGATCTTATGGCAAGATATAGATTGTGTGTAGATCTTTTGCTACAGCACCTTGAGAAATGACGTGAAAGCATGTTTGGAATAGATTATAGTCAGTGTGTGTTAgctgaaaagaaaaagaggagTGATGTTGGATGTGGAGTGCAAATATATAATTCAAAAAGGTTGTGAAAAGTTGTGACtaattaaaaaaaaatttgaaaaatttcattcggaaaaaaaaattcttcTGCAGAGAGTAACAAAATGGAAAACTGGggatcaatttgaaaccgTAGAAGTTACGTAAATGGCTCCTACTGAGTCATTACTGCAAAATATCACCGATCTACTCTCTTTCCCAGGTAATAGTTTGTATCTACCTTCATTTTTGAAGGCTCTAGGCAATTTTGATTAATCGTATTTGGGTTGGGTTCAAAAGGTTTTAATTCAGCCGTTTTTATATGCAGTGACGGTCCTGAACCGCACAAGTATTTTTCAAGTGGACAACCGGAAAGAAAACAAGTGCCTTAGTCCATCAGCGCTACCATAACGCACGTGCGAATCGCGTGAATTAAAACCTTTCGAATGTTGCACAAggattgtttgatttcaattgggtATGAGCTTTGCCCTTCTAAACTCCCAGATTATATGCCACCAAAGAGCAGTCAATGGTTTTTCCCCTTTCTCCTAATGTCAATCAAGATTGGTAAAATGTTTGCTCAAGTTCAGACAAGCAAGTTGGGGTccttttttgcaacaattgtgATTAAAAAGTTTAGCTCAAAACGCTAGTATACCGTTTGTTAGAGTAGTCTTTTTTAACCTCTTAGATGGCCTCTAATGTTGcatgattttcttttgtgatATAGTTTCTGCAATTCTATCGAACACTTCTCTCTCGTATTTTTGCTCAACACCGAATTCTGAGTAATACTCTCATCTTACCTACAAGATCACAGATGGCTTGCACCTCTACCACCGTTCATCTTCTCCAGTACTTAAGTTGCACTGAAAGAGTCTTTGTCAAAATCTTTAAGCGTTATCGATCCGTAAACAAACGCTCTTTAGTTTCTATATGCTCTATACTTTCTGATTTACTTTGTCAATGTGATCTTTAATAAAAAATGCTTTGTAAAACCTTTCCCATATACAATAGCTCAATCCAATCAAGTTAATAATACAAATAATGAATAATGAGGCGCCAATTATAGCACTCATGActttaaaaaataaaaaattataaCCTGCAACACCTTTGGATATTTCATTGTTTGCAAGTGACATTGTACCAACCGGAAAAGTCATTGTCCACCAACCTTTATTCCATTTGATCAAGCCAAATCTCTTTGTTGTCCAGTCAGGGTCATGGTTCTTGGCAAATGGAGAGCTTTTGGACATACAGGATGCAATAGcaatgaataaataaatGTACCCTCCTGCTAATAGAAGATATGCACCTAATGCTGATGGAACCAAAAACGCTTTAGCTAATGCATCGTCTGGAATAAAATCGTACATGTTGTTACCAAATAGCATTATACTGTAACTGCTTTGaccaacaaaaccaattgGTAAGAACTGCGTGAAAATTTGTGACGTGCTTGGTATTTTGCAAAGAATCAATCTAACCATGAAAATGGCACCAACTCCATGAAAAAGCATAATCGATATGAAAAACAACATGAGTGCAGTTACCTCAGTGATGATCTTTTGATTGCGTGTTTCCAATTCAGGAGCAATAAGATGGCCAGGTGAAGAGACAacgcaacaacaaacaaccGGCATAAAGATACTGGCATTAATATCGGCAATTCTATGAGCACTGAATTTCGAcaagaatgaaaagaagaatatGACTGCCGTGTTCATGACCGCGAGAACCACGCCTATCCACCATAAAACCCATAAGAAAATGGGATATCGACCTTGCGTTAGTAGATTCACTCCATTTATAATCGTACTGAACCCCATTGAATATACTGCGAAGTATAGCGAATGACTATAATCATGGATGTAAAGTGCCATCCGCCGAGGGTAGAACCAACAACTCAAAACACACATGACACTTGtgacaatgaaaaagaatacggtgatgcaaaaaaatataattCCACAAACCTCTAGCCAACGAGCTTTATAAGGGAAGCCATAGAATATGTTACCCGTTATCCCACATCCCAAAAATGAGACAAAGTAGCAGGGATggaaatcatcaatgagCTCTTTTTTTAGAAACTGTCGTATTGTTAAACGTGTAGATTTATAAGGttgttcttcatctttTACATCAGGGGTGAGTCcaaaatcttcttctccatTAAGTTGcttgtcattttcaacaccaCTCATTGCTGTTTGATCCAGGGtgatttttgaagatgaggtCGTCGTATTTGTGTGGGTCAAAGATACATCTAGCTCAGGTCCAACATCAGAATAGTTATCTTGCTCTGTTGGTGACATGGTATGGGActgtgatgatgaaaagtaGTTCCAACAGCAAAATGGTATGTATATAAAGTGTTGCTAATAATGTATCAATGAATGACTAAACATGGTTGGGGTTACTTTCTTCCACGGAACAAAGAAATGA is a genomic window containing:
- a CDS encoding Ilv2 acetolactate synthase; the encoded protein is MLSRHFSRCCSKRSTHNLYLAIRSQTRSISKINHHNAAQATTASRPQPSPAFNISDAESPSSPQPKSLSKQQRREKREQAMDDSFIGLTGGEIFHEMMLRHNVDTVFGYAGGAILPVFDAIYNSEKFKFVLPRHEQGAGHMAEGYARASGKPGVVLVTSGPGATNVITPMADALMDGVPLVVFTGQVPTSAIGTDAFQEADVIGISRSCTKWNVMVKNVAELPRRINEAFEIATTGRPGPVLVDLPKDVTASILRESIPINTTLPSNALSTITKKAVSEFTTEAIKRSADILNKAKKPIIYCGGGILNHEDGPKLLKELADKANIPVTTTLQGLGAFDQRDPKSLDMLGMHGSAAANTAIQNADCIIALGARFDDRVTGNIAKFAPEAKLAAAENRGGILHFEISPKNINKVVEATEAVEGDVTANLRKFIPLINQVESRPEWFKKIDEWKEHYPYSYQVETPGSKIKPQTLIKEISEQSMNYDKDVYVTTGVGQHQMWAAQHWTWTKPRTMITSGGLGTMGYGLPAAIGAQVAKPDAIVIDIDGDASFNMTLTELSSAVQAGAPVKVCVLNNEEQGMVTQWQSLFYEHRYSHTHQANPDFMKLADAMGVKGIRISTQEELKSGIKEFLDCQEPVLLEVMVEKKVPVLPMVPAGKALDDFILWDSETEKQQNALRKQRTGGLY
- a CDS encoding late-stage biofilm-induced gene in C. albicans, which encodes MVADALKSFSTNVGSHIKDAYKTTESEVTHFSHTFKDKVTFYHRDYDQDDELVKNYKHEIKQARSGLGHLISQTNQVYKRLIPHMMSLNIKVVRDFQSLIGPDSLQFKDIEKYYHEFDLFQAEQEVPHVHPKERQFSIEGVNEQLFQYMQSTFALKYELEGECIEFLDSTVPKIQSMKKRLKETLKLIKRRDRKRDDQDRLERKIDKLNQKKPPLTEKEEANLTKLQREFEEVDIEFKVLNDKTTTILPHIMSFLDEFLESITQLLILKQESIYGRIVKSFKYFATFYGLIYEEVPTYEEILNQWESDITSTRLQIESFITILQNSKADLLNVEIDDEDKSSKTYKFYHKLSNKIFDKTHTVKPKDLAAGMFNDTTEADPIVAFEKYNNPQANQAESYHPRKILGIDDVVVEKTVGFQPELPPRPALASFKSMQQTTQASSRVYYSQSAANSMESLSLNSDDDTVISDSSSVSSVPTHSLSGYTNGDISVDKELRKIYNAAKNEIKVAPTLLSDFKITPEAETPTSKLTDAHKLALLDHFYHKLDSLKRTTKIAKYDFVGVEVGDLSFKKGDTIEIVFDLQNVDTLYQQNNLNWLVAIIPQEDNEDYRIGFVPNNYV
- a CDS encoding malate permease codes for the protein MSPTEQDNYSDVGPELDVSLTHTNTTTSSSKITSDQTAMSGVENDKQLNGEEDFGLTPDVKDEEQPYKSTRLTIRQFLKKELIDDFHPCYFVSFLGCGITGNIFYGFPYKARWLEVCGIIFFCITVFFFIVTSVMCVLSCWFYPRRMALYIHDYSHSLYFAVYSMGFSTIINGVNLLTQGRYPIFLWVLWWIGVVLAVMNTAVIFFFSFLSKFSAHRIADINASIFMPVVCCCVVSSPGHLIAPELETRNQKIITEVTALMLFFISIMLFHGVGAIFMVRLILCKIPSTSQIFTQFLPIGFVGQSSYSIMLFGNNMYDFIPDDALAKAFLVPSALGAYLLLAGGYIYLFIAIASCMSKSSPFAKNHDPDWTTKRFGLIKWNKGWWTMTFPVGTMSLANNEISKGVAGYNFLFFKVMSAIIGASLFIICIINLIGLSYCIWERFYKAFFIKDHIDKVNQKV